A stretch of Lysobacter sp. K5869 DNA encodes these proteins:
- a CDS encoding cytochrome c: MTNPSILRGLAIASLALALAACSNSGDAPAGHSSADRNEGHTSSSSGLPSGNHVAGEKLASTKGKATGQSCVDCHGAEGNAPIDPTYPKLAGQYHDYIAHSLQMYRDGDREHALMSAQAKDLTDQQIADLAAYFGSRDKGTLHDLHGVH, translated from the coding sequence ATGACGAATCCCAGCATCCTGCGCGGTCTCGCCATCGCCTCGCTCGCCCTCGCCCTGGCCGCCTGCTCCAACTCCGGCGACGCCCCGGCCGGCCATTCCTCGGCCGACCGCAACGAAGGCCACACGTCTTCGTCCTCGGGCCTGCCGTCCGGCAACCACGTCGCCGGCGAAAAGCTCGCCAGCACCAAGGGCAAGGCCACCGGCCAGTCCTGCGTGGACTGCCACGGCGCCGAAGGCAACGCCCCGATCGACCCGACCTACCCCAAGCTGGCCGGCCAGTACCACGACTACATCGCCCACTCGCTGCAGATGTACCGCGACGGCGACCGCGAACACGCGCTGATGTCGGCCCAGGCCAAGGATCTGACCGACCAGCAGATCGCCGATCTGGCCGCCTACTTCGGCTCGCGCGACAAGGGCACGCTGCACGATCTGCACGGCGTCCACTGA
- a CDS encoding cytochrome c has product MRPLTIACCFALTFTLAAANAAAQEPAKAAPAAPAAAAAPAAAAPASVSGNAQTGRQLTYTCQGCHGVIGYKNAYPNYHVPKIVGQSQEYLVNALTEYKKGARKHPTMQAQAQSFSDQDIADIAAFLSSAK; this is encoded by the coding sequence ATGCGACCGCTGACGATCGCCTGCTGCTTCGCCCTGACCTTCACCCTGGCCGCCGCGAACGCCGCCGCCCAGGAACCCGCCAAGGCCGCGCCCGCGGCTCCCGCCGCCGCTGCGGCGCCGGCGGCCGCCGCGCCGGCCAGCGTCTCTGGCAACGCCCAAACCGGGCGCCAGCTCACTTACACCTGCCAGGGCTGCCACGGCGTCATCGGCTACAAGAACGCGTATCCGAACTATCACGTTCCCAAGATCGTCGGCCAGTCGCAGGAATACCTGGTCAACGCGCTGACCGAATACAAGAAGGGCGCGCGCAAGCACCCGACGATGCAGGCCCAGGCCCAGAGCTTCTCGGACCAGGACATCGCCGACATCGCCGCCTTCCTCTCCAGCGCCAAGTGA
- a CDS encoding efflux RND transporter periplasmic adaptor subunit has product MRQLDNNRQGGPAAHRTVALAALALACALGLSACKGGAGAAEAQAKEAKDKVSDAVPVEVAVAGRRAIAASYTGTAPLEARAESQVVAKTSGVALEVMVVEGQQVKAGQVLVRLDSARAEQQAAQTGATLRKLEANYARSRQLAEQRLLSANDNDQLRYDMENARAANRLAMLELSYAKVEAPISGVIASRSIKPGNFVQINSPIIRIVDTSHLEAVLNVPERELATLKSGQPVQMTVDAMPGKSFAGKVDRIAPVVDSGSGTFRVICSFEGGGVLQPGMFGRLRIDYDSRADALVVPRAALLDDEGDPAVFVVRGNKVARTPVKLGYLDGSWAEVRSGVKLGEQVVVAGKTALREGSEVLAINAKQVASAAPAAAPNAAPVKQ; this is encoded by the coding sequence ATGCGTCAACTCGACAACAACCGGCAGGGCGGTCCGGCGGCGCACCGCACGGTGGCGCTCGCGGCACTCGCGCTGGCCTGCGCGCTGGGCCTGTCGGCCTGCAAGGGCGGCGCCGGCGCCGCCGAAGCGCAGGCCAAGGAAGCCAAGGACAAGGTCTCGGACGCCGTGCCGGTGGAAGTGGCGGTGGCGGGCCGGCGCGCGATCGCCGCCAGCTACACCGGCACCGCGCCGCTGGAAGCGCGCGCCGAGTCGCAAGTGGTGGCCAAGACCTCCGGCGTGGCGCTGGAGGTGATGGTCGTGGAAGGCCAGCAGGTCAAGGCCGGGCAGGTGCTGGTGCGGCTGGATTCGGCCCGCGCCGAGCAGCAGGCCGCGCAGACCGGCGCGACCTTGCGCAAGCTCGAGGCCAACTACGCCCGCTCCCGGCAGCTCGCCGAACAGCGCCTGCTCAGCGCCAACGACAACGACCAACTGCGTTACGACATGGAGAACGCGCGCGCGGCCAACCGGCTGGCGATGCTGGAACTGTCCTACGCCAAGGTCGAGGCGCCGATCTCCGGGGTGATCGCCTCGCGTTCGATCAAGCCGGGCAACTTCGTCCAGATCAACTCGCCGATCATCCGCATCGTCGACACCTCGCACCTGGAAGCCGTGCTCAACGTGCCCGAGCGCGAACTGGCCACGCTGAAGTCCGGCCAGCCGGTGCAGATGACGGTGGACGCGATGCCCGGCAAGAGCTTCGCCGGCAAGGTCGACCGCATCGCCCCGGTGGTGGATTCGGGCAGCGGCACCTTCCGGGTGATTTGCTCGTTCGAAGGCGGCGGCGTGCTGCAGCCGGGCATGTTCGGCCGCCTGCGCATCGATTACGACAGCCGCGCCGACGCGCTGGTGGTGCCGCGTGCGGCGCTGCTCGACGACGAGGGCGATCCGGCGGTGTTCGTGGTGCGCGGCAATAAGGTCGCGCGCACGCCGGTCAAGCTGGGCTACCTGGACGGCTCCTGGGCCGAGGTGCGCAGCGGCGTGAAGCTCGGCGAGCAGGTCGTGGTGGCGGGCAAGACCGCGTTGCGCGAAGGCAGCGAAGTGCTGGCGATCAACGCCAAGCAGGTCGCCAGCGCCGCGCCGGCCGCGGCGCCGAACGCCGCGCCGGTCAAGCAATAA